One Fusarium falciforme chromosome 12, complete sequence DNA window includes the following coding sequences:
- a CDS encoding Fungal-trans domain-containing protein, whose translation MTDFTERVYPLVPIVHLPTFHADLAANRDVNDLDFLCLIVALSALTVGLLPSRFDAYHALASRFGTRTAMINYCSQMCLRLRPADYWDHLSHRKWAVAFALSMGVFQTGQTNQSRMFEAESMQIARLLELHRTSEYEDLNAVETQLRKKAFWLQLYTFAHSKIQPGRRNHVTYLDNYMLREVDFDALEPLNLLDEHILEIGAAGCLPAVLPARLHSNAEEESFNTTSAFTITSRVFLKGMRESMFNDGCDCGFGRTPEERLSRLRDLLDELRYLLDGLPPHLRQWGPGDGYHSPDKPFYNSANDGTIDQEPFGEVHLVHAQNEVTRVNLHVTHLWLQNFLLDRMDGVIQEIDSSRLQPSAAMSHLKLNWREREDICRQLLHILHSIPHPYLEPNGLFLIYKVRDVASSLLSCPLSMDEHVSRRASEFVQEFTKVLSYLDRSEIVNTDGLKSWIDEGRRNDKSI comes from the exons ATGACGGATTTTACTGAACGCGTCTACCCACTCGTTCCTATTGTCCATCTGCCAACATTTCATGCCGATCTTGCAGCAAACCGAGACGTCAACGACCTCGACTTCTTGTGCCTCATCGTAGCACTATCGGCCTTGACCGTCGGACTCCTACCTTCTAGGTTCGACGCTTATCATGCCCTTGCAAGTCGCTTCGGAACTCGCACCGCAATGATCAACTATTGCTCTCAAATGTGTCTTCGCCTTCGGCCAGCAGACTACTGGGATCACCTTAGCCATCGTAAATGGGCCGTAGCGTTTGCGCTGTCCATGGGCGTCTTTCAAACGGGTCAGACGAACCAGAGTCGGATGTTCGAGGCCGAGTCGATGCAGATAGCCCGGCTGCTGGAACTTCATCGCACCTCGGAGTACGAGGACCTCAATGCTGTAGAGACCCAGCTACGGAAGAAAGCTTTCTGGCTTCAACTATACACATTTGC ACATTCCAAAATCCAGCCTGGACGGCGCAACCACGTCACCTACCTAGATAATTACATGCTACGAGAAGTCGATTTTGATGCTTTGGAGcctctcaacctcctcgacgaacATATCTTGGAGATAGGAGCTGCAGGCTGTTTACCAGCTGTCCTACCTGCTAGGCTGCACAGTAATGCGGAAGAAGAATCATTCAACACGACGAGTGCGTTTACAATCACCTCTCGCGTCTTTCTAAAAGGCATGAGAGAGTCTATGTTTAACGATGGCTGTGACTGTGGCTTTGGAAGAACACCAGAAGAACGTCTCTCCCGACTACGAGACCTACTTGATGAGCTACGATATCTCCTCGACGGCCTTCCTCCACATTTGCGCCAATGGGGACCTGGGGATGGTTATCACTCGCCCGACAAGCCATTCTACAATAGTGCCAATGACGGTACCATTGATCAGGAGCCTTTTGGAGAGGTGCACCTTGTGCATGCTCAGAATGAAGTTACGCGGGTAAACTTGCACGTTACTCACCTATGGCTCCAAAACTTTCTACTCGATAGAATGGACGGCGTGATTCAAGAGATCGATAGTTCTCGCTTACAACCTTCGGCAGCCATGTCTCATCTTAAACTGAACTGGAGGGAACGCGAAGACATCTGTCGCCAGCTACTTCACATTCTTCACAGCATTCCTCATCCCTATCTTGAGCCGAATGGCCTATTCTTA ATATACAAAGTCCGCGACGTTGCCAGCTCGCTTCTCAGCTGTCCCTTGTCCATGGACGAGCATGTCTCACGCCGAGCTTCTGAATTCGTCCAGGAATTCACCAAGGTCTTGTCTTACCTTGACCGAAGCGAGATTGTTAATACGGATGGTTTGAAGAGCTGGATAGATGAAGGA